The proteins below are encoded in one region of Phaseolus vulgaris cultivar G19833 chromosome 1, P. vulgaris v2.0, whole genome shotgun sequence:
- the LOC137813360 gene encoding protein TIFY 8-like isoform X1, which produces MAQKNNGNNNIVTQQQHQQLGKPMFHDFLGTKNCNPIHSNVLYGPKTPHLYVTASSLSSTTVFSGAATSDLASERHTGNHLVGVPFYGPKSDFCGTEIGNRVVRNNRTNSDTTFIGSSRDSFQMVPHSLQNSQSMKMLRNAATADCLRRSNDDAVFLPVQSLKPTSGSQKLQTPTGTMSDANKWDRSILMNFGPFMQHPPHVGQLAPLMDQITSNKKSDTSAGPSFISQLAADEGSRTGIKGPGLLSSMNTINAVTDKTSSILGGSRPKPVTDIVDPESSTILNQGGSSSASCQMTIFYGGQAHVFDDVQPNKADVIMALAGSNGGSWTTTFSSKSSVKLHHDSNSQRNSSHATEPGHGLTSTTGAHQGSVGAKDTRKSGSSCKSQF; this is translated from the exons ATGGCTCAGAAAAACAATGGCAACAACAACATTGTGACCCAACAACAACATCAACAGCTCGGGAAGCCCATGTTCCATGACTTCCTTGGCACCAAGAACTGCAACCCCATTCACTCCAATGTCCTTTATGGCCCCAAAACCCCTCATCTTTACGTCACCGCCTCCTCCCTGTCTTCCACCACCGTGTTCAGCGGCGCTGCCACCTCCGACCTCGCTTCTG AAAGACACACAGGGAATCATCTCGTGGGAGTTCCATTCTATGGTCCAAAGAGTGATTTCTGTGGCACTGAGATAGGTAACAGAGTAGTGAGGAACAATAGAACTAATTCTGATACCACTTTTATCGGTTCCTCCAGAGATTCCTTCCAAATGGTCCCTCATTCCCTTCAAAACTCACAGTCGATGAAG ATGCTCCGGAATGCAGCTACAGCTGATTGCCTTAGAAGGTCTAATGATGATGCTGTGTTTCTTCCTGTGCAGTCACTGAAGCCAACCAGTGGTTCTCAGAAATTGCAGACTCCCACTGGAACTATGTCTGATGCAAATAAATGGGATCGATCCATTCTCATGAATTTTGGTCCTTTCATGCAGCATCCACCTCATGTTGGTCAATTAGCGCCTCTTATGGACCAAATAACTTCAAACAAGAAGAGTGATACCAGTGCTGGTCCTTCATTTATCTCTCAGTTAGCTGCTGATGAAGGGTCTAGAACCGGAATCAAGGGCCCTGGGCTTTTGAGTTCCATGAACACAATCAATGCTGTCACTGATAAGACTTCTTCCATTCTTGGTGGCAGCAGACCAAAGCCTGTGACAGACATAGTAGACCCAGAATCTTCCACAATTCTCAA TCAAGGTGGCTCATCATCTGCCAGCTGTCAGATGACTATTTTTTATGGAGGTCAAGCTCATGTGTTTGATGATGTACAGCCTAATAAG GCTGATGTTATAATGGCTTTAGCTGGGTCAAATGGTGGATCTTGGACCACAACATTCTCGTCCAAATCTTCTGTAAAGCTACACCATGATAGCAACTCGCAAAGAAATTCTAGTCATGCCACTGAACCAGGTCATGGACTAACTTCTACAACAG GGGCACATCAAGGAAGTGTTGGAGCTAAGGATACAAGAAAATCTGGTTCAAGCTGCAAATCCCAGTTCTAA
- the LOC137813360 gene encoding protein TIFY 8-like isoform X3, which produces MAQKNNGNNNIVTQQQHQQLGKPMFHDFLGTKNCNPIHSNVLYGPKTPHLYVTASSLSSTTVFSGAATSDLASERHTGNHLVGVPFYGPKSDFCGTEIGNRVVRNNRTNSDTTFIGSSRDSFQMVPHSLQNSQSMKSLKPTSGSQKLQTPTGTMSDANKWDRSILMNFGPFMQHPPHVGQLAPLMDQITSNKKSDTSAGPSFISQLAADEGSRTGIKGPGLLSSMNTINAVTDKTSSILGGSRPKPVTDIVDPESSTILNQGGSSSASCQMTIFYGGQAHVFDDVQPNKADVIMALAGSNGGSWTTTFSSKSSVKLHHDSNSQRNSSHATEPGHGLTSTTGAHQGSVGAKDTRKSGSSCKSQF; this is translated from the exons ATGGCTCAGAAAAACAATGGCAACAACAACATTGTGACCCAACAACAACATCAACAGCTCGGGAAGCCCATGTTCCATGACTTCCTTGGCACCAAGAACTGCAACCCCATTCACTCCAATGTCCTTTATGGCCCCAAAACCCCTCATCTTTACGTCACCGCCTCCTCCCTGTCTTCCACCACCGTGTTCAGCGGCGCTGCCACCTCCGACCTCGCTTCTG AAAGACACACAGGGAATCATCTCGTGGGAGTTCCATTCTATGGTCCAAAGAGTGATTTCTGTGGCACTGAGATAGGTAACAGAGTAGTGAGGAACAATAGAACTAATTCTGATACCACTTTTATCGGTTCCTCCAGAGATTCCTTCCAAATGGTCCCTCATTCCCTTCAAAACTCACAGTCGATGAAG TCACTGAAGCCAACCAGTGGTTCTCAGAAATTGCAGACTCCCACTGGAACTATGTCTGATGCAAATAAATGGGATCGATCCATTCTCATGAATTTTGGTCCTTTCATGCAGCATCCACCTCATGTTGGTCAATTAGCGCCTCTTATGGACCAAATAACTTCAAACAAGAAGAGTGATACCAGTGCTGGTCCTTCATTTATCTCTCAGTTAGCTGCTGATGAAGGGTCTAGAACCGGAATCAAGGGCCCTGGGCTTTTGAGTTCCATGAACACAATCAATGCTGTCACTGATAAGACTTCTTCCATTCTTGGTGGCAGCAGACCAAAGCCTGTGACAGACATAGTAGACCCAGAATCTTCCACAATTCTCAA TCAAGGTGGCTCATCATCTGCCAGCTGTCAGATGACTATTTTTTATGGAGGTCAAGCTCATGTGTTTGATGATGTACAGCCTAATAAG GCTGATGTTATAATGGCTTTAGCTGGGTCAAATGGTGGATCTTGGACCACAACATTCTCGTCCAAATCTTCTGTAAAGCTACACCATGATAGCAACTCGCAAAGAAATTCTAGTCATGCCACTGAACCAGGTCATGGACTAACTTCTACAACAG GGGCACATCAAGGAAGTGTTGGAGCTAAGGATACAAGAAAATCTGGTTCAAGCTGCAAATCCCAGTTCTAA
- the LOC137813360 gene encoding protein TIFY 8-like isoform X2: MAQKNNGNNNIVTQQQHQQLGKPMFHDFLGTKNCNPIHSNVLYGPKTPHLYVTASSLSSTTVFSGAATSDLASERHTGNHLVGVPFYGPKSDFCGTEIGNRVVRNNRTNSDTTFIGSSRDSFQMVPHSLQNSQSMKMLRNAATADCLRRSNDDAVFLPVQSLKPTSGSQKLQTPTGTMSDANKWDRSILMNFGPFMQHPPHVGQLAPLMDQITSNKKSDTSAGPSFISQLAADEGSRTGIKGPGLLSSMNTINAVTDKTSSILGGSRPKPVTDIVDPESSTILNQGGSSSASCQMTIFYGGQAHVFDDVQPNKADVIMALAGSNGGSWTTTFSSKSSVKLHHDSNSQRNSSHATEPGHGLTSTTAL; encoded by the exons ATGGCTCAGAAAAACAATGGCAACAACAACATTGTGACCCAACAACAACATCAACAGCTCGGGAAGCCCATGTTCCATGACTTCCTTGGCACCAAGAACTGCAACCCCATTCACTCCAATGTCCTTTATGGCCCCAAAACCCCTCATCTTTACGTCACCGCCTCCTCCCTGTCTTCCACCACCGTGTTCAGCGGCGCTGCCACCTCCGACCTCGCTTCTG AAAGACACACAGGGAATCATCTCGTGGGAGTTCCATTCTATGGTCCAAAGAGTGATTTCTGTGGCACTGAGATAGGTAACAGAGTAGTGAGGAACAATAGAACTAATTCTGATACCACTTTTATCGGTTCCTCCAGAGATTCCTTCCAAATGGTCCCTCATTCCCTTCAAAACTCACAGTCGATGAAG ATGCTCCGGAATGCAGCTACAGCTGATTGCCTTAGAAGGTCTAATGATGATGCTGTGTTTCTTCCTGTGCAGTCACTGAAGCCAACCAGTGGTTCTCAGAAATTGCAGACTCCCACTGGAACTATGTCTGATGCAAATAAATGGGATCGATCCATTCTCATGAATTTTGGTCCTTTCATGCAGCATCCACCTCATGTTGGTCAATTAGCGCCTCTTATGGACCAAATAACTTCAAACAAGAAGAGTGATACCAGTGCTGGTCCTTCATTTATCTCTCAGTTAGCTGCTGATGAAGGGTCTAGAACCGGAATCAAGGGCCCTGGGCTTTTGAGTTCCATGAACACAATCAATGCTGTCACTGATAAGACTTCTTCCATTCTTGGTGGCAGCAGACCAAAGCCTGTGACAGACATAGTAGACCCAGAATCTTCCACAATTCTCAA TCAAGGTGGCTCATCATCTGCCAGCTGTCAGATGACTATTTTTTATGGAGGTCAAGCTCATGTGTTTGATGATGTACAGCCTAATAAG GCTGATGTTATAATGGCTTTAGCTGGGTCAAATGGTGGATCTTGGACCACAACATTCTCGTCCAAATCTTCTGTAAAGCTACACCATGATAGCAACTCGCAAAGAAATTCTAGTCATGCCACTGAACCAGGTCATGGACTAACTTCTACAACAG CCTTGTAG
- the LOC137813360 gene encoding protein TIFY 8-like isoform X4 encodes MAQKNNGNNNIVTQQQHQQLGKPMFHDFLGTKNCNPIHSNVLYGPKTPHLYVTASSLSSTTVFSGAATSDLASERHTGNHLVGVPFYGPKSDFCGTEIGNRVVRNNRTNSDTTFIGSSRDSFQMVPHSLQNSQSMKSLKPTSGSQKLQTPTGTMSDANKWDRSILMNFGPFMQHPPHVGQLAPLMDQITSNKKSDTSAGPSFISQLAADEGSRTGIKGPGLLSSMNTINAVTDKTSSILGGSRPKPVTDIVDPESSTILNQGGSSSASCQMTIFYGGQAHVFDDVQPNKADVIMALAGSNGGSWTTTFSSKSSVKLHHDSNSQRNSSHATEPGHGLTSTTAL; translated from the exons ATGGCTCAGAAAAACAATGGCAACAACAACATTGTGACCCAACAACAACATCAACAGCTCGGGAAGCCCATGTTCCATGACTTCCTTGGCACCAAGAACTGCAACCCCATTCACTCCAATGTCCTTTATGGCCCCAAAACCCCTCATCTTTACGTCACCGCCTCCTCCCTGTCTTCCACCACCGTGTTCAGCGGCGCTGCCACCTCCGACCTCGCTTCTG AAAGACACACAGGGAATCATCTCGTGGGAGTTCCATTCTATGGTCCAAAGAGTGATTTCTGTGGCACTGAGATAGGTAACAGAGTAGTGAGGAACAATAGAACTAATTCTGATACCACTTTTATCGGTTCCTCCAGAGATTCCTTCCAAATGGTCCCTCATTCCCTTCAAAACTCACAGTCGATGAAG TCACTGAAGCCAACCAGTGGTTCTCAGAAATTGCAGACTCCCACTGGAACTATGTCTGATGCAAATAAATGGGATCGATCCATTCTCATGAATTTTGGTCCTTTCATGCAGCATCCACCTCATGTTGGTCAATTAGCGCCTCTTATGGACCAAATAACTTCAAACAAGAAGAGTGATACCAGTGCTGGTCCTTCATTTATCTCTCAGTTAGCTGCTGATGAAGGGTCTAGAACCGGAATCAAGGGCCCTGGGCTTTTGAGTTCCATGAACACAATCAATGCTGTCACTGATAAGACTTCTTCCATTCTTGGTGGCAGCAGACCAAAGCCTGTGACAGACATAGTAGACCCAGAATCTTCCACAATTCTCAA TCAAGGTGGCTCATCATCTGCCAGCTGTCAGATGACTATTTTTTATGGAGGTCAAGCTCATGTGTTTGATGATGTACAGCCTAATAAG GCTGATGTTATAATGGCTTTAGCTGGGTCAAATGGTGGATCTTGGACCACAACATTCTCGTCCAAATCTTCTGTAAAGCTACACCATGATAGCAACTCGCAAAGAAATTCTAGTCATGCCACTGAACCAGGTCATGGACTAACTTCTACAACAG CCTTGTAG
- the LOC137813361 gene encoding pentatricopeptide repeat-containing protein At5g11310, mitochondrial: MLSRSLKLPYSLFSLRSFLVPNPIPNLNPSIRPSRHRLFSSSWLSEPGNPIIQWPSLPTPNPPPHPNPKPTPDPTSPNLNAFSLISNLFTDPSVSPGPVLHAKLDRSAIEPDPALLLALFDRFGSSPKLLHSLFLWAQTRPGFRPGPKLFDAVVNALAKAKEFDAAWKLVLDNVDGDGEEENESLVSVGTFAIMIRRYARAGMSKLAIRTYEFARNNKSIVDSGSEMSLFEILMDSLCKEGSVREASEYFLWRKELDLSWVPSIRVYNIMLNGWFRSRKLKQGERLWEEMKKENVRPSVVTYGTLVEGYCRMRRVEKALEMVGDMTKEGIAPNVIVYNPIIDALAEAGRFKEALGMLERFHILEIGPTDSTYNSLIKGYCKAADLAGASKILKMMISRGFIPSPTTYNYFFRYFSRCGKIEEGMNLYRKMIESGYTPDRLTYHLLVKMLCEEGKLDLAVQVSKEMRHNGYDMDLATSTMLIHLLCKMHRLEEAFAEFEDMIRRGIVPQYLTFQGMKAELKKQGMTEMAQKLCKLMSSVPYSDNLPNTYGGDREDALTRRKSIIRKAKAFSDMLKDCKDPSELRQWKNSSENAVSSANSMIEDIEGK; the protein is encoded by the exons ATGCTCTCTCGTTCTCTCAAACTCCCTTACTCACTCTTCTCCCTCCGTTCATTTCTCGTTCCAAACCCAATTCCTAACCTAAACCCTTCAATCCGACCCTCCCGACACCGTCTCTTCTCTTCTTCATGGCTATCCGAACCGGGAAATCCAATCATCCAATGGCCATCACTACCCACCCCAAACCCTCCTCCCCATCCCAACCCCAAGCCTACACCCGACCCTACCTCTCCAAACCTAAACGCATTCTCCCTCATTTCCAACCTCTTCACGGACCCTTCCGTCTCGCCCGGTCCGGTCCTCCACGCCAAACTCGACCGCTCTGCCATCGAACCGGACCCGGCTCTCCTTCTCGCCCTCTTCGACCGCTTCGGCTCGTCCCCCAAGCTCCTACACTCGCTCTTCCTCTGGGCCCAGACCCGACCCGGCTTCAGGCCCGGCCCGAAGCTGTTTGACGCCGTCGTCAATGCTCTCGCGAAGGCAAAGGAGTTTGACGCCGCGTGGAAACTCGTTCTCGATAACGTCGATGGAGATGGGGAAGAGGAAAACGAAAGCTTGGTTTCTGTTGGGACCTTTGCCATCATGATTCGACGCTATGCGCGTGCAG gtATGTCCAAACTTGCAATTAGAACTTATGAATTTGCTAGAAATAACAAGTCAATTGTGGATTCTGGCTCagaaatgagtttatttgagaTATTGATGGATTCACTTTGTAAAGAAGGATCTGTGAGGGAAGCATCAGAGTATTTCCTTTGGAGAAAGGAGTTGGACTTAAGTTGGGTTCCTTCTATTCGGGTTTATAACATAATGTTGAATGGATGGTTTCGATCAAGGAAACTCAAGCAGGGCGAGAGACTTTGGGAAGAGATGAAGAAGGAGAATGTGAGACCAAGTGTTGTGACATATGGTACCCTTGTGGAAGGATATTGTCGGATGCGTCGTGTTGAGAAAGCACTTGAAATGGTTGGTGATATGACCAAAGAAGGAATTGCACCAAATGTAATTGTATACAACCCAATAATTGATGCACTAGCAGAAGCTGGAAGATTCAAAGAGGCTTTGGGTATGTTGGAACGATTTCATATTTTGGAAATTGGCCCTACTGATTCAACATACAATTCTCTCATAAAAGGGTATTGTAAGGCAGCAGATCTTGCAGGTGCTAGTAAGATTCTTAAAATGATGATAAGTAGGGGTTTCATCCCAAGTCCCACTACCTATAACTACTTTTTTCGGTACTTTTCAAGATGTGGAAAAATTGAGGAGGGGATGAACCTGTATAGGAAGATGATTGAGTCTGGTTATACCCCAGATCGGTTAACATACCATCTTTTGGTGAAGATGTTATGTGAAGAGGGGAAGTTAGACTTGGCAGTTCAAGTTAGCAAGGAAATGAGGCATAATGGATATGACATGGACTTGGCTACCAGTACCATGTTAATTCATTTGCTTTGCAAAATGCATAGGTTGGAAGAGGCTTTTGCTGAATTTGAGGACATGATAAGAAGGGGTATAGTTCCTCAGTATCTCACTTTCCAGGGAATGAAAGCTGAGTTAAAGAAACAAGGTATGACTGAAATGGCTCAAAAGCTTTGTAAGTTGATGTCTTCGGTTCCCTATTCTGACAACTTGCCAAATACTTATGGTGGAGACAGAGAAGATGCTCTTACACGAAGAAAATCTATAATTCGGAAAGCCAAAGCATTTTCTGATATGCTGAAGGACTGTAAGGATCCAAGTGAACTTCGTCAGTGGAAAAATTCATCAGAAAATGCTGTCTCAAGCGCAAATTCTATGATAGAGGATATTGAGGGAAAATGA